One window from the genome of Haladaptatus paucihalophilus DX253 encodes:
- a CDS encoding archaeosine biosynthesis radical SAM protein RaSEA: MSTPTPESYERGKGMDAHNSVMRDIRARKEKHYDPHEPTRVWLDEDNTPDGVYQSLTIILNTGGCRWARAGGCTMCGYVAESVEGGSVPHDALMDQIEVCLDHEREGADEKSGLIKIYTSGSFLDEREVGAETREAIAETFSDRDRIVVESLPDFVTPEKLRDFRDVGLETDVAIGLETANDRVRHDSVNKYFDFDDFIQASENAESVGAGIKAYLLMKPLFLSEAEAVQDMKESIRKCAEYAHTVSMNPTNVQRYTMVDELYFRDGYRPPWLWSVCDVLEDTADVPAIVVSDPVGHGSDRGAHNCGECDDLVQKAIKDFDLRQDPSVFSEVSCECEHTWEAVMERETSYSLPLAR; this comes from the coding sequence ATGAGTACGCCGACTCCCGAGAGCTACGAGCGGGGCAAGGGTATGGACGCCCACAACTCCGTGATGCGCGATATTCGCGCCCGGAAGGAGAAACACTACGACCCGCACGAACCGACGCGGGTGTGGCTGGACGAGGACAACACGCCCGATGGCGTCTACCAGAGTCTCACCATCATCCTCAACACCGGCGGCTGTCGCTGGGCGCGCGCCGGTGGCTGTACGATGTGCGGCTACGTCGCCGAATCCGTCGAAGGCGGAAGCGTCCCCCACGACGCCCTGATGGACCAAATCGAGGTCTGTCTGGACCACGAACGCGAGGGAGCCGACGAGAAGAGCGGTCTCATCAAAATCTACACCTCGGGGTCGTTCTTGGACGAGCGCGAGGTCGGCGCGGAGACGCGCGAGGCCATCGCCGAGACGTTTTCCGACCGCGACCGCATCGTCGTCGAGAGCCTGCCGGATTTCGTCACCCCCGAGAAACTGCGCGACTTCCGCGACGTCGGCCTCGAAACCGACGTTGCCATCGGACTGGAGACGGCGAACGACCGCGTGCGCCACGACAGCGTGAACAAGTACTTCGACTTCGACGACTTCATTCAGGCCAGCGAGAACGCCGAATCCGTCGGCGCTGGCATCAAGGCGTATCTGCTGATGAAACCGCTGTTCCTCTCCGAAGCCGAGGCGGTACAGGACATGAAGGAGTCCATCCGAAAGTGCGCCGAGTACGCCCACACCGTCTCGATGAACCCGACCAACGTCCAGCGCTACACCATGGTCGACGAGTTGTACTTCCGCGACGGCTACCGTCCGCCGTGGCTCTGGAGCGTCTGTGACGTTCTGGAGGACACGGCGGACGTCCCTGCCATCGTCGTCTCCGACCCCGTTGGCCACGGCAGCGACCGCGGCGCGCACAACTGCGGCGAGTGCGACGACCTCGTACAGAAGGCGATCAAGGACTTCGACCTTCGCCAGGACCCCTCCGTCTTCTCGGAGGTCTCCTGTGAGTGTGAGCACACGTGGGAGGCCGTCATGGAGCGCGAAACGAGCTATAGCCTCCCGCTGGCGCGGTAG
- a CDS encoding VanZ family protein, with amino-acid sequence MSSSRARTPTRRWLVAVLVAAVICYFSVFASPDVGVERLGPLSLFGRDKWFHAAGYAVLAVSIAAAVGVRNHLDGRSDRYGRAVLLAVVGAVGFGIAMEFAQLAVPLRHTSAMDVGADTVGAVIGAVGWWLVARRDEADLRS; translated from the coding sequence ATGTCTTCATCTCGCGCCCGAACGCCCACGCGACGCTGGCTCGTCGCCGTCCTCGTGGCGGCCGTCATCTGTTATTTCTCCGTGTTCGCGTCGCCCGACGTCGGCGTTGAGCGGTTGGGACCGCTCTCCCTCTTCGGTCGGGACAAGTGGTTTCACGCGGCGGGATACGCCGTCCTCGCCGTCTCCATCGCCGCCGCCGTGGGGGTGAGAAATCACCTCGACGGCCGTTCCGACCGGTACGGACGCGCGGTTCTCCTCGCGGTCGTCGGTGCGGTCGGTTTCGGCATCGCCATGGAGTTCGCACAACTGGCGGTGCCTCTCCGCCACACGTCGGCCATGGACGTCGGCGCGGATACGGTCGGGGCGGTGATTGGCGCGGTCGGGTGGTGGCTCGTCGCACGCCGAGACGAAGCCGATTTACGCTCGTAA
- a CDS encoding outer membrane protein assembly factor BamB family protein, with translation MSKDTRRTFLKTVGLAAGVAGVAGATATDTPGTMTKQSSQAADTETNASTELHSSDWATFQFDARNTGYNPDAREVGETPWIEWSESLSDELASEISTPTIVDGVAYLASEYGRAAAFDLEEREFLWQNEYTDRSTHTDEAPTVADGTMYISYGWQVFALDTETGELVWTFENPETGSPANGCDAPKLGASSTTVSDGTVFLKMRIETQAYGFALSADTGELQWSVEMSGGDVEYAANYGGQMDTADHVPAVGDGGVYFTEGGTVYAFDVVDGTLLWNAPVHVGSDVYGPEPNAPAVVDGTVYVTMNYRDDSGSNPDRRTFVTALSADDGGTRWQHELAGDIHLTSPVVADETVYVGETQTVWALAADDGSVRWKGSETDEFRYTTVAELSVSGSTVYYPREVDDEDSQEIAAFDTGDGSLKWQVPLRASVNAPTGCALVGETVYVVDDIGVLYAISGPTETTNWRRTLDFGSSESFRTASADDTSVYAATNSTLRAFDREKGTERWSISLGENENDTFRHVWTTVVDGTVYCSLGGDGGSSYNFVYAIDDATGTTRWHEKAPEGTGRPVVVDGVVYVGTESSLYGSAYVTAYDAGDGSIRWSSEFDSDDPSISVEMTGPVAVQDETVYAATTEGTYALDATDGSEKWTDDRDAEAVAANDETVFIVGGGSVRDRNVVALDPADGTENWSSNHDGETLTLADDTLYVVSGGPSDAQKLFALDTADGSERWTFDTKYTYPTYGYDYQATLTEPTVEDGTVYIASDDRRVYALDADDGDTLQRFELFGDARDTPALHDDTVYTVDENRVYSFDIEE, from the coding sequence ATGTCAAAGGATACACGTCGCACGTTCCTGAAGACGGTCGGCCTCGCAGCCGGTGTCGCCGGTGTTGCGGGAGCAACGGCCACAGACACGCCCGGTACGATGACGAAGCAATCCTCCCAAGCCGCGGATACCGAGACCAACGCTTCGACGGAGTTGCATTCGTCGGACTGGGCGACGTTCCAGTTCGATGCCCGGAACACGGGGTACAATCCCGATGCACGTGAAGTTGGGGAGACGCCGTGGATCGAGTGGAGCGAATCCCTGTCCGACGAACTCGCAAGCGAGATTTCGACCCCTACCATCGTCGATGGCGTCGCTTATTTGGCGTCAGAGTACGGACGGGCCGCCGCCTTCGATTTGGAGGAGCGGGAGTTTCTATGGCAAAACGAGTACACGGACCGGTCTACCCACACGGACGAAGCACCGACCGTCGCCGACGGAACGATGTATATCAGCTACGGATGGCAGGTGTTCGCGCTCGACACCGAAACCGGCGAGTTGGTGTGGACATTCGAGAATCCCGAGACCGGTTCGCCCGCGAACGGCTGTGATGCGCCGAAACTCGGTGCGTCCTCGACGACCGTAAGCGACGGTACCGTTTTCCTGAAGATGCGGATCGAAACGCAAGCCTACGGGTTCGCCCTCTCAGCAGACACCGGAGAACTCCAGTGGAGCGTCGAGATGTCCGGCGGAGACGTCGAGTACGCCGCCAACTACGGCGGGCAGATGGACACCGCGGACCACGTTCCTGCAGTCGGCGACGGCGGCGTCTACTTCACGGAGGGTGGCACCGTCTACGCGTTCGATGTGGTAGATGGGACGCTGCTGTGGAACGCACCGGTGCATGTCGGTTCCGACGTGTATGGCCCGGAACCGAACGCACCAGCGGTCGTCGATGGCACCGTTTACGTCACGATGAACTATCGTGACGACAGCGGGAGCAATCCCGACCGACGGACGTTCGTGACAGCCCTCTCCGCCGACGATGGGGGGACACGATGGCAACACGAACTGGCGGGCGATATTCATCTCACCTCACCGGTGGTCGCCGACGAGACCGTCTATGTGGGCGAGACTCAAACAGTCTGGGCGCTCGCTGCAGACGACGGAAGCGTCCGCTGGAAGGGGAGCGAAACCGACGAGTTCCGGTACACCACCGTCGCCGAACTATCGGTCAGCGGGTCCACCGTCTACTATCCGCGTGAAGTCGATGACGAAGACTCACAGGAAATCGCCGCGTTCGACACCGGAGATGGCTCTCTGAAGTGGCAGGTTCCGCTTCGCGCGTCCGTGAACGCGCCGACGGGGTGTGCGCTCGTCGGGGAGACCGTCTACGTCGTGGACGATATCGGTGTCCTGTACGCTATCAGCGGACCGACGGAGACCACCAACTGGCGACGAACCCTCGACTTCGGAAGCAGCGAGTCGTTCAGAACGGCCAGCGCCGACGACACGTCCGTTTACGCCGCCACGAACAGCACGCTCCGAGCGTTCGACCGAGAAAAGGGAACCGAACGATGGAGTATTTCGCTGGGTGAGAACGAGAACGACACGTTCCGACACGTCTGGACGACCGTAGTGGACGGGACGGTTTACTGTTCGCTCGGCGGGGACGGCGGCAGTAGCTACAACTTCGTCTACGCCATCGACGACGCGACAGGGACGACGCGGTGGCACGAGAAGGCCCCGGAGGGAACCGGGAGGCCAGTCGTCGTGGATGGCGTCGTCTACGTCGGCACCGAGAGTTCCCTTTACGGCAGTGCGTACGTGACCGCATACGACGCGGGCGACGGGTCGATACGTTGGAGCAGCGAATTCGATTCGGACGACCCCTCGATATCGGTCGAAATGACCGGTCCCGTCGCCGTACAGGACGAGACGGTGTACGCCGCCACCACCGAAGGGACGTACGCACTCGATGCAACGGACGGCAGCGAAAAGTGGACCGACGACCGGGACGCGGAGGCGGTAGCCGCTAACGACGAAACCGTATTCATCGTCGGTGGCGGTTCCGTTAGGGATAGGAACGTCGTCGCACTCGACCCGGCGGACGGAACCGAGAACTGGTCCTCCAATCACGACGGGGAGACCTTGACGCTCGCCGACGATACGCTGTACGTCGTCTCGGGGGGTCCCAGCGACGCGCAGAAACTGTTCGCGCTGGACACCGCCGATGGAAGCGAACGCTGGACGTTCGATACGAAGTATACCTACCCGACGTACGGCTACGACTACCAGGCCACGCTAACGGAACCAACCGTCGAAGACGGGACGGTCTACATCGCAAGCGACGACCGTCGGGTGTATGCTCTCGATGCGGACGATGGCGACACGCTCCAGCGGTTCGAACTGTTCGGAGACGCACGCGACACACCCGCCCTCCACGACGATACAGTTTACACCGTTGACGAAAACCGAGTGTACTCGTTCGACATCGAAGAGTAG
- a CDS encoding aldehyde ferredoxin oxidoreductase family protein: MTELGGFQDHVARVDLSDGSVDYESVDDEDAKKYIGARGLGVKYVFDQGPDVDPLGPDNLLAFMNGPLTGTQVVMSGRIAVCTKSPLTNTVTDSHHGGWSGARLKWAGFDGLLFEGQSEDPVYAVVEDGEIELRDASHLWGKTVHETRDTLEEEVEGSYGKNLSMMAIGPGGENTVRYACIMNEDDRASGRGGTGAVMGSKGLKAIVIKSTTKMPKPADQETFQKGHQQAMQVIQESDVTAPNEGGLSLYGTNVLMNLTEEMDGLPTRNGKFTSTHSEGEENPEGRQIDSENVSGENVRENILVDEPTCHSCPVACKKEVEVQVHHKGEDMNVRMESYEYESAWALGPNSMNDDRDKIAAMIDRCNAMGIDTIDAGNTMAMAMEATEKGYLDEGLDWGDADTMIDMIERIAQREEGDDLADLLAKGAGRAASELGDPEMSLDVKGQTMAAYDPRSMKGMAIGYATSNRGACHLRGYTPAAEILGIPEKAEPTEWKGKGELCATFQDLHAISDSFDICKFNAFAEGIEEYVLQYNGMTGLDVTEDDLLEAGERVYNLERYYNNLVGFDGDDDSLPARFVKGHPDAIPGKGGSEGSLAELDEMKEEYYEVRGWEDGVVPDEKLEELGIDVGPGTGVSRGGAAASGDD; this comes from the coding sequence ATGACCGAACTAGGCGGATTCCAAGACCACGTTGCCCGCGTGGACCTTTCGGACGGGTCGGTGGACTACGAAAGCGTCGACGACGAGGACGCGAAGAAGTACATCGGCGCGCGTGGACTGGGTGTAAAGTACGTGTTCGACCAAGGCCCGGACGTGGACCCGCTCGGTCCGGACAACCTCCTGGCGTTCATGAACGGTCCGCTCACGGGGACGCAAGTCGTGATGAGCGGTCGCATCGCGGTGTGTACGAAGTCGCCGCTGACCAACACCGTCACGGACTCGCACCACGGCGGCTGGTCGGGAGCGCGACTGAAGTGGGCCGGATTCGACGGCCTGCTGTTCGAAGGACAGTCCGAGGACCCGGTGTACGCGGTCGTCGAGGACGGCGAAATCGAACTTCGTGACGCCTCCCACCTCTGGGGCAAGACCGTCCACGAGACGCGCGACACCTTGGAAGAGGAGGTCGAAGGGTCGTACGGCAAGAACCTCTCGATGATGGCCATCGGACCGGGCGGCGAGAACACCGTTCGGTACGCCTGCATCATGAACGAGGACGACCGCGCGTCCGGTCGCGGCGGGACCGGCGCTGTCATGGGTTCGAAGGGTCTCAAGGCAATCGTCATCAAATCCACGACGAAGATGCCGAAACCGGCGGACCAAGAGACGTTCCAGAAGGGCCACCAGCAGGCCATGCAGGTCATTCAGGAGTCCGACGTGACCGCCCCGAACGAGGGCGGCCTGTCGCTGTACGGGACGAACGTCCTGATGAACCTCACCGAAGAGATGGACGGCCTTCCGACCCGGAACGGGAAGTTCACCAGCACGCACAGCGAGGGCGAGGAGAACCCCGAGGGACGACAGATAGACTCCGAAAACGTCTCCGGCGAGAACGTCCGCGAGAACATTCTCGTGGACGAACCCACCTGTCACTCCTGCCCGGTCGCCTGCAAGAAGGAAGTCGAAGTGCAGGTCCACCACAAGGGCGAGGACATGAACGTTCGGATGGAGTCCTACGAGTACGAATCCGCGTGGGCGCTCGGTCCGAACTCGATGAACGACGACCGCGACAAAATCGCGGCGATGATAGACCGCTGTAACGCGATGGGCATCGACACCATCGACGCTGGCAACACCATGGCGATGGCGATGGAGGCCACCGAGAAGGGCTATCTGGACGAAGGCCTCGACTGGGGCGACGCCGACACCATGATAGACATGATAGAGCGCATCGCCCAGCGCGAGGAGGGTGACGACCTCGCGGACCTGCTCGCCAAGGGCGCGGGCCGCGCGGCGTCCGAACTCGGCGACCCCGAGATGTCGCTCGACGTGAAGGGCCAGACGATGGCCGCCTACGACCCGCGGAGCATGAAGGGGATGGCCATCGGCTACGCGACGAGCAACCGCGGTGCCTGCCACCTGCGCGGCTACACTCCCGCCGCGGAAATCCTCGGCATCCCGGAGAAGGCCGAGCCGACCGAGTGGAAGGGCAAGGGCGAACTCTGTGCCACCTTCCAGGACCTCCACGCCATCAGCGACTCCTTCGACATCTGCAAGTTCAACGCCTTCGCGGAAGGTATCGAGGAGTACGTCCTCCAGTACAACGGCATGACCGGCCTCGACGTGACCGAGGACGACCTGCTGGAAGCCGGTGAGCGCGTCTACAACCTCGAACGCTACTACAACAACCTCGTCGGCTTCGACGGCGACGACGACTCGCTCCCGGCCCGGTTCGTGAAGGGCCACCCGGACGCCATCCCCGGCAAGGGCGGCTCCGAGGGCTCGCTCGCCGAACTGGACGAGATGAAAGAGGAGTACTACGAGGTTCGCGGCTGGGAGGACGGCGTGGTCCCCGACGAGAAGCTCGAAGAACTCGGCATCGACGTCGGCCCCGGAACCGGCGTCAGTCGCGGCGGCGCGGCCGCTTCGGGCGACGACTAA
- a CDS encoding trans-sulfuration enzyme family protein: MTDRSSDSPKFETMAVTHAEQPPHHERAGDVTMPIHLASTYEAGGIDPDVGLEDLDPDENQYLYSRLANPTRHALEQRIAALEGGDYGMAFASGTSAIVATITASVTPGDHVVAFDDLYGGTKTMLKDLFRERLDVAVDFVDARDTDAVSDAVRDETALIWMETPTNPLLRLCDIEAIASVAESVDATLGVDNTFLSPYFQHPLELGADVVVHSTTKYLNGHSDSIGGAVVTDDADLADEIGFLQQVGMGNMLAPFDAFLTLRGLKTLPLRMRQHESNAAEIAAYLDEHEKVSTVYYPGLESHPQYDLAQRQMEGAGGVLSFELDGDLPDVERFVAELNEFPLAVSLGGVESLIEHPASMTHAPLTPEERAEIGISDSLLRVSVGVEHPKDLIADLESAFDAIE; encoded by the coding sequence ATGACTGACCGGTCTTCCGACTCTCCGAAATTCGAAACGATGGCGGTGACGCACGCCGAACAACCGCCCCACCACGAGCGAGCAGGCGACGTGACGATGCCCATCCACCTCGCATCGACCTACGAAGCTGGCGGCATCGACCCGGACGTCGGGCTGGAGGATTTGGACCCCGACGAGAACCAGTATCTCTACTCGCGGCTCGCCAACCCGACCCGCCACGCGCTGGAACAGCGCATCGCGGCGCTCGAAGGCGGCGACTACGGCATGGCCTTCGCCTCCGGCACGTCCGCCATCGTCGCCACGATTACGGCGTCCGTCACCCCCGGCGACCACGTCGTCGCGTTCGACGACCTCTACGGCGGAACGAAGACGATGCTCAAGGACCTGTTCCGAGAGCGCCTCGACGTTGCCGTCGACTTCGTGGACGCCCGCGACACCGACGCCGTGTCCGACGCCGTGCGCGACGAAACCGCACTCATCTGGATGGAGACGCCGACGAACCCGCTCCTCCGACTCTGTGACATCGAAGCCATCGCTTCGGTCGCCGAGTCGGTCGATGCGACCCTCGGCGTGGACAACACCTTCCTTTCGCCGTACTTCCAGCACCCGCTCGAACTCGGTGCCGACGTCGTCGTCCACAGCACGACGAAGTACCTGAACGGCCACAGCGACTCCATCGGCGGCGCCGTCGTCACCGACGACGCCGACCTCGCCGACGAAATCGGCTTCCTCCAGCAGGTCGGAATGGGTAACATGCTCGCGCCCTTCGACGCCTTCTTGACCCTCCGCGGGTTGAAGACGCTCCCGCTCCGCATGCGTCAGCACGAATCCAACGCCGCCGAAATCGCCGCCTATCTGGACGAACACGAGAAGGTTTCGACCGTCTACTACCCCGGACTCGAATCCCATCCGCAGTACGACCTCGCCCAGCGACAGATGGAGGGTGCCGGTGGCGTCCTCTCGTTCGAACTCGACGGCGACTTGCCCGACGTGGAACGCTTCGTCGCCGAGCTGAACGAGTTCCCGTTGGCCGTCAGCCTCGGCGGCGTGGAGTCGCTCATCGAACACCCGGCGAGCATGACCCACGCGCCGCTGACGCCCGAGGAGCGCGCCGAAATCGGTATCTCGGATTCGCTGCTCCGCGTCTCGGTCGGCGTCGAACACCCGAAGGACCTCATCGCCGACTTGGAGTCCGCGTTCGACGCGATAGAATAG
- a CDS encoding ubiquitin-like small modifier protein 1 yields MELTLRFFANFREAVGQKTLEREYEDDTTVGEVLESLTEEYHDLDFFEDGDLRPQLSIMRNGKDVVHIDGRETSLSDGDRLSIFPPVAGG; encoded by the coding sequence ATGGAACTCACCCTTCGGTTCTTCGCGAACTTCCGCGAGGCGGTCGGACAGAAGACGCTGGAACGGGAGTACGAGGACGATACGACGGTCGGCGAGGTGCTCGAATCGCTGACCGAGGAGTACCACGACCTCGATTTCTTCGAGGACGGCGACCTCAGACCACAGCTCTCCATCATGCGAAACGGAAAGGACGTCGTGCACATCGACGGTCGAGAGACCTCCCTCTCGGACGGCGACAGGCTGAGCATCTTCCCGCCGGTTGCAGGTGGATAG
- a CDS encoding aldo/keto reductase: MGLETVSLGTTGTKVSEIAFGTWRFGRENDEGTVEIGEDRAHELLDAYAEAGGNFIDTADMYGGGESEKYIGNWLAERDREDFVIASKIYWPTRTDDPNGRGLSRKHLRRQMDLILDRLGTDYVDLLYIHRWDDDTPADEFMRTLDGFVRDGKVNYLGTSTLDPNAWKVVKANEMEYEPFRLAQPRYNLVNREIEPNYIPMCDDYDIGIIPWSPLGGGFLTGKYSRNEEPADGTRGATDQQFRDSYLTEENFDVLEVVEDVADELGTTPAKVSLAWLLKHDAVTAPIIGARTVEQLAENLAATEVSLSDDQFERLTNAKSA, from the coding sequence ATGGGACTCGAAACCGTCTCGTTGGGGACGACCGGCACGAAAGTCAGCGAAATCGCGTTCGGAACGTGGCGATTCGGCCGCGAAAACGACGAGGGGACGGTCGAAATCGGCGAGGACCGCGCCCACGAACTCCTCGACGCCTACGCCGAAGCGGGCGGCAACTTCATCGACACCGCCGACATGTACGGCGGTGGCGAGAGCGAGAAATACATCGGCAACTGGCTCGCCGAGCGCGACCGCGAGGATTTCGTCATCGCATCCAAAATCTACTGGCCGACGCGGACGGACGACCCGAACGGCCGGGGTCTCTCCCGGAAGCACCTCCGGCGGCAGATGGACCTCATCCTCGACCGCCTCGGGACGGACTACGTGGACCTCCTCTACATCCACCGCTGGGACGACGACACGCCCGCCGACGAGTTCATGCGAACCCTCGACGGCTTCGTCCGCGACGGAAAAGTGAACTACCTCGGCACCTCGACGCTCGACCCCAACGCGTGGAAGGTCGTCAAGGCGAACGAGATGGAGTACGAACCGTTCCGCCTCGCGCAGCCGCGATACAACCTCGTCAACCGCGAAATCGAACCGAACTACATCCCGATGTGCGACGACTACGACATCGGCATCATTCCGTGGTCGCCGCTGGGTGGCGGGTTCCTGACGGGCAAATACTCCCGGAACGAGGAACCGGCAGACGGCACCCGCGGCGCGACCGACCAACAGTTCCGCGACAGCTACCTCACCGAGGAGAACTTCGACGTGCTGGAAGTCGTCGAGGACGTCGCCGACGAACTCGGGACGACGCCCGCCAAGGTCAGCCTCGCGTGGTTGCTGAAACACGACGCCGTGACCGCGCCCATCATCGGTGCGCGAACCGTCGAGCAGTTGGCGGAGAACCTCGCCGCGACCGAGGTATCGCTGTCCGACGACCAGTTCGAACGGCTGACGAACGCGAAGTCCGCGTAA
- a CDS encoding ZIP family metal transporter, with protein sequence MTLLANLVLVFIAGLITALATGIGALPFFLVKDVNDRWNVGLWGLASGIMVSASVFGLISEGLSSANGGSVIGVVIGMLVGVALVVVSDYIISGTDVNPKKYEQADFKKLILILGVLTVHSFPEGVAIGVSFADLGFQGGYQFAGFVVPLLAIFMTIAISIHNIPEGVAISIPLHSMGVRKWRMVWWSIFSSLPQPIGAVIAFYFVRSARAFLPMGFGFAAGAMIYLVLSEFIPEALEVGEGLPGDGYRELLSGLTLGVLLMLPLAFI encoded by the coding sequence ATGACCTTACTCGCTAATCTCGTATTGGTGTTCATTGCGGGGCTGATTACGGCGCTGGCGACGGGTATCGGCGCGCTCCCGTTCTTCCTCGTCAAGGACGTAAACGACCGCTGGAACGTGGGGCTCTGGGGGCTCGCGTCCGGAATCATGGTCTCGGCGTCCGTCTTCGGACTGATATCCGAGGGTCTCTCCAGTGCGAACGGCGGTAGCGTAATCGGCGTCGTCATCGGTATGCTGGTCGGCGTGGCACTCGTCGTCGTCAGCGATTACATTATCTCCGGTACCGACGTGAATCCGAAGAAGTACGAACAGGCGGACTTCAAGAAGCTCATCCTCATCCTCGGCGTGCTTACCGTTCACAGCTTCCCGGAGGGCGTCGCCATCGGCGTTTCGTTCGCCGACCTCGGCTTTCAGGGCGGCTATCAGTTCGCCGGATTCGTCGTCCCGCTGTTGGCGATATTCATGACCATCGCCATCTCGATTCACAACATTCCCGAGGGCGTGGCCATCTCCATTCCGCTCCACTCGATGGGCGTGCGCAAGTGGCGGATGGTCTGGTGGTCGATATTCTCCAGCCTCCCGCAACCCATCGGCGCGGTCATCGCGTTCTACTTCGTGCGAAGCGCACGCGCGTTCCTGCCGATGGGATTCGGATTCGCGGCCGGAGCGATGATCTACCTCGTCCTCTCGGAGTTCATCCCCGAGGCGCTCGAAGTCGGCGAGGGTCTCCCGGGCGACGGCTACCGCGAACTGCTCTCCGGTCTTACGCTCGGCGTACTGTTGATGTTGCCATTGGCGTTCATCTGA
- a CDS encoding helix-turn-helix transcriptional regulator: MTSHEYATFLAGSANRARVVTALHEDGTGTVGSISDRLSMSRSTVHRSLRTFTEYGWTRRVDGTYRLTEAGELVLDAYETLIRTIEWVEEYEEFLTHLDDADGTFPIHGTTCANMVSATKDDPYRATTYIIDALTETSADRIRCITPIVSPLFADAARRLLDRGARIELIVSEPSLESAVQRSAEQQSPDSVAGFDLYSVPEDLPFGVTILDGERVLVSAFDDRGNLRACLDGKNPDFVEWATSTYETRRGESRRANVIPDL, translated from the coding sequence ATGACGTCTCACGAGTACGCGACGTTTCTCGCCGGTTCGGCCAACCGTGCCCGCGTCGTCACTGCCCTCCACGAAGACGGAACGGGGACCGTTGGAAGCATCTCCGACCGCCTCTCGATGTCGCGTTCGACCGTGCACCGGTCCCTCCGAACGTTCACCGAGTACGGGTGGACGCGACGCGTGGACGGTACCTACCGCCTCACGGAGGCCGGGGAACTCGTGTTGGACGCGTACGAAACGTTGATTCGGACGATAGAGTGGGTCGAGGAGTACGAGGAGTTTCTCACGCATCTCGACGACGCCGACGGGACGTTTCCGATACACGGCACCACCTGTGCGAACATGGTATCGGCGACGAAAGACGACCCGTACAGGGCAACCACGTACATCATCGACGCGCTCACGGAAACGTCGGCCGACCGAATCCGCTGTATCACGCCCATCGTCAGTCCGCTGTTCGCCGACGCGGCGCGACGGCTGCTCGACCGAGGAGCGCGGATCGAACTGATAGTCTCGGAACCCTCTCTGGAATCGGCGGTCCAACGGTCGGCCGAGCAGCAATCGCCGGATTCGGTCGCGGGGTTCGACCTCTACAGCGTTCCCGAAGATCTCCCGTTCGGCGTGACGATTCTCGACGGCGAGCGCGTGCTCGTCTCCGCGTTCGACGACCGCGGCAACTTACGGGCGTGTCTCGACGGCAAGAACCCCGATTTCGTCGAATGGGCGACGAGTACGTACGAGACGCGACGCGGAGAAAGTCGTCGGGCGAACGTGATTCCGGACCTGTGA